The Homo sapiens chromosome 10, GRCh38.p14 Primary Assembly sequence GGAATCTGTGGCACACAGCAGGTTCTCCATGTCGCCGCAGGGAGGCGCCATGCTGTTCCTGCCGTGCAGGAGACACAGCATGTCTTCCCCGAGCTTGGTCTTGCCGCAGATGCAGCTCAATGTGTCCCCATCGGCGCGGACCACCTTGATCTGGCCGTAGCCCTGGCGATCCAGGGGCACTGAGCGGCCGGAGCACCAGAGCTCTGGGTGGAAGCGGTAGGGCTCGGGGGGTGTGAAGGGCACGAAAAGGTGGCACAGCAGTGGCCTGTCCACCTGCCAGTTCTCGTACATGCTGTCCACGCCAATGAAGTCCTCCACCTCCATGTCGGTGTCCCGGTTGCAGAGGCTCCTCAGGGCTTCCAGCAAGTCATCCACGAAGCCTTCCAGGAACTCCCGGGTACGGGCTGCATCGGCCGTGGCCCCCCGGATGCAGCGCTCATAAAAGTGGCCAAGCGTGGCCTTGTTGGGCAGGGTGAGGCCCTGCAAGGGGGCGCCCCCCAGCCCAGGCAGCTCATCCTCCTCACCGCCCAGGCACTCAGGTGAGGGCCCCTCCTGGTGGTCCTGCCGCCACACCTCGATCATCAGGAAGAGGATCATGCAGAGGGTGCTCCAGAGGTCCCAGGCCACGCGTGTCTCGTTCTGCTGCCTGCCCTCCTCCGCCACCTGCTCCAGTGCCTCCTTTTCGGCCGCCAGCCgagccacctcctcctccaggcgCAACTGCTCCAGCTGCAGCTTCTCCTGGTGCGCCTGCATCTTGCGGATGATCTCCTCCTCGTTCTCGGGGACTGTGGCGTTCTCCCGCGGGAACAGCAGCGGGTGGTTGATGATGGCCGTCACCACCACCAGACACACGCGGAAGAGCCCCATGGCCATGGTTGGAGCTTTCCTGGGAACAGAGAGACAGATGGTCACACCAAGCTTCCCTCAATGCCACTTCGTCCCTGGGCCCCGCACCAACCTCAGCCCCTCAGGGCTGGTTAAGGTCTTAGTTCTCCCACCCAACCCATCGAGAGCTCCCTGCGGCTGCCTCAGGAGCTTCAGTCCAGCCATGGAAGAGCCCCAAAGGCCTACCCTGGGGTGGACATCTGTTTTAGTCCTACCCAGACATTCCTGGATGGCAGCAGCACCCCACTGTCCCTAACCCTTTTCTCCTACCAGTCCTTATGGCCAGGGCGAGGATATACCCACCTCCAAGCTCCTGGGGTGGGCTCAAAACCCAGGCCCAAGACAATCAGACATTCTGCCGCCCAGCTACAGCTAGAGCGATTGGTTCTGGGATGAGCATTTGATCCAATTCGGGCCAATGAGAGACAGATGTAGGGTGTGTTGGGCCCAATAGGAAGAAAGACTCATCCTGTTGCTAGTTTGGTTGCTAGGTTGCTGAGGGAACAGGATTATACCTGCAGTGGGCTCTCGGGAAGGGAGCCCGCCTGAGAAAGACACCAACATAGAGGAAAGCAGAACCCCCCCTCCCCACACTCAGCTCTGCTTGAAGGCATTGCTGTCTGAGCTCTTTAGTCACACAAGTCAATAAAGAAACCCTTTTTAAGTCAGTTTGAGTGGCCTTTCCACCACTTGAAATCAAAATAGTCCTGAATAACATATCCCCTTCTCTCCCAAGTGAATGTCATCTTCCTGCAATACAGTGAAGCCTAGTGGTTAAGGGAGAAAGGGCTAGGTTCCAAACCAGCACTGTCAACTGaaaagctgtgtgaccctgggcatgtTAACACACCTCTCTGAGCCCTGGTTTCCTTACTGCACAAGGGGAAAGCAATAGTATCTCACAGGGTCATGGTATTGAGAGACGCAATGATCCCTGCAAACTGCATGGCCCAGTGACCAGTGCAAAGCACATATTCACTGAACAATAACTGTTTCGGAAGTAGATTTGAGCCCTTATCCTCCTCTTCTGTAAACGTCTCTTTCTGACCTGGAAGACCTTACCCCATATTCAGACACACTCTCCTGGCTTTTGTCTTTCCCCAGGACAATCTTGATGATGACCAGAGAGCAAAGAATCACTAATTTCTTCTTACCAGGCATGTGAACTTTAAATCTAACTTCTTAATTGTGAAAGGAGGCACTCTGTTCCCCTAGGATAAGTGGATTTTTAAGCCTCAAGTGACTTTTGGAGAAAGGCTAATCCCTACAATCTTTGCAATTCGAAGTATGATTCACGGACCAGCAGCTGCAGTAtctcctgggagcttgttagaaatgcagaatctcggCCCCACCCACACTTACTGAATCGGAATCCACATTTTAATACCATCCATATAAAAATCTGAGAGGCACTGTCTTACGCTGCAAGACTTAGTTacaccctctcctctcctcagcaGGAATCCTGGGACTTAACAATCTGCTATTTCCACACTTGAACTACCCCCCTCCTTGCTTGGGACCTCGATGAAGGAAGCAAATGGCCAAATGCAAATCAGTTGAGGTCCTGAGATTGTTGAGAGCACAGGGCTCCTTCTACCACCCCCTAGTGCACACTAACACTGGCTGATAGGAGCTACTGTGCCAACCTGAGCCCCATTCCCTTTGGCTTGAGCCCGACCTGGAATTTGCACAATGAAATTCTTGTCCTAATGGTGCCAAGGAACAGGGATTTGTCCCCAGGTAAAGATACCTCTGCAGGTTGTCCCTGGCAAGTGGCAGGATGGAGATGGACTGAGTTGGCTGCTGGTCACGCCTAGACAAACTTGCTGCTCAGATGTGACTCAGACAGTTCCACCCCATACACAGCTGGACAGGTCTGCAGGAACCACAAGGGTTGGGGAGTGGAGAAGGTCCGTCCTCCACCCTGAGGATTCTCAGTGTGGGCCTCAGAGGTGAGCACTGAAGCACTTACAGGTTTCCACTGGAGGAGGAAAGCGGGGACAGGATGAAGTGGAAGAAGTCACACTGCAAGGTGGGTGGGGTAAGGAAAAAGTGCAGGGGGCAGCGAGCCAGCTTTCCTTCCCCAAGCCAAGGAGCAGCTTGCTGGATAATGGCAGAAACAGGTCAGCCTGGTTTCTACATTAGAGAAACATCAACGGAAAGTTTTGCCAGGGAGGGTCCAAGGCATAACTAACTGCGAGGCTGGGTGATTAACATGGGTGAGAAAGTTAACATAAAGGTGGAGAGTACTCATAGCAGAATATCAGGCAGCAGCCAGTTAGGAGATAATTTGGGGGGTTTTAGGGTCCTTCAAGCTGCCTGGATCACAGGCAGCCACCTTTGGACACAGTGGGCCTTGACCAGTCACAGTAATAGCCCGGACAACCACCTACCCAGGTTCCTTGTCAACTCAGTGCAGGATGCCACGAACAGGTGAGTGGGGCCACGGCCAAGCCCTATGGCTGGGAACCATCCCTGTGTCTACGCCACACTTCATGGTGCTACTTGCTACATCCTCATTCCTGCCAGAGGAGGAGGAGCTGTAAGAGCCTCCTTGTACTGGCACAGGCAAGGTTCAGAACTCCAAACCAACTGAAGGGACCAACTCTGTGTGCAAGAGGAAAAGAGGATAGACTCGAGAGGAGACAAGACTGGGTCAGAACCCAGTATGTGCACCTACTGGAGGTGACTTCGGAGAAATCACTTCccagaacctcagtttcttcatctgtaaaatgagaataatcatATCTACTGTTATAAAGCTTGAacaagataatgcatgtaaagcactcaGCAACATGCTTGCTCCTGAGCAAGTTTTCTTATGAAAGGAACTGCGATGGGATGGAAATACGCAGATGACCCTGCCTGCTGGGGTTCAGGGCGGAGTGCGCCGCAGACGCCCCTACAAGGAACTCTGGCAGGATGTAGGCAGTGCATAGTAGCACTGGTAATTGTAGGATTACAGACAAGACTCAACAGAAGCACCAGGGAAACAGGGCACCAGCCTGGGGAAGGACTGCAAGGAAAGGGGGCCTGGGCTGTAGACCCAGCAGACCTGTGTTCTAACCTTGAGTGACTGTGGGTGGATCGCACAGCTTCTGCGCTCCCACGCTTTCCCTGTGAGGAGGAATTAATAACACTTCCTCCTTCACAGGGATGTTGGGACGGGTGAGTGAGATCATACACCTTGGGTGCTTAGCACcgtgcctggcacagggcaggCTCCTCTCCTCAGCATCTACAGGCTTCTGCTTTCTCACCTGCTGAGCACAGCAGCCCTGCCTGAGCCCCAGGCATGGGGAGTAAACACACGCTCGAAAGTGCTCTGAAAGCACAAGATGTTCCACTGCTATTTCTCCTCCTTGGCACACCCCTGAGTCCACCCTGGCCCCCAGCAAAGGGGAGAAGGCTTCAGAGCCTGGGATCCTCCTGCAGGTCAGGGGTTCCCTCTGACTCACTTTCTCACGTAATCCATCTCCCCGCTTCCCCGGATCGGATCCCAGCTGTCATTTGGCTCCCTGTTAAACTCTGCACAGGCTGGCTCTGTCTGCAGCACCCTATGGGATAGGACAGGCCGAGGCAGATAATAGGGCTGTGGTCGCTCAGGGCCCACCAGATGGGGTTCAGTTTGAAGCCTCTGGTACTTCCCCTTCCCAAACCCAGTCACAGGAAACACTGCCCTGGGGACCCCAGGGGTCAGAAGAATGTCCTGCAGGCCAAGAGGATTCCAAAATAAACCTTAAAAACCAGTTCATGCCATGATGGGAAGGAGGAGCCGACAAACcccattataccctcctccctctggaattcaggcacaactgaacAGCATTAACGTTAAAACAGAGATCCTAGGAGtgacaaaacagactctgtagcaataagataccgaATTTCAACCCAATATAGCATCATAtgagatagcaggccctgaaagaaatcaaagtattttaccccaaaatatatttctttgacatattttgaaatggccctgcaaagctgcctATTGTcaggaaaatctacattctgtacagaatctccttccctttccaggtctctcctgatccaggagagatgaACTAAGAGTCTGATCTACATTCTGtacagaatttccttccctttccaggcctcttcctgatccaggagagatgaACTAAGGGTCTGGCACCTTTTTAGGTTTGACAGACACTTACCATCTCCTGTCTCTGAAACTCGCTTCCTGGGACTTCAGCTACATAGTAAGAACCATGGTCTCCATACCCCTTATCCTAGACACTCCTTTCtactgattccaggtctttagataataacttaactcgttcaaccaattgccagtcagaaaatctttgaatccacctatgaccagGAAGCCACTCCTTGCCctcacttcaagttgtcccatcTTTCCACACCAAACTAACATATTCCTTACACATGCATTGATGGAGGTctgcctgtaattttttttttttttttttttgagactaagtctcactctgtcgcctgggctagagtgcagtggagggatctcagcttactgcaacctctgcctcccaggttcaagcaattctcctgcctcagcctcctgagtagctgggactacaggcatgccccaccatgcccggctaatttttatatttctagtagagacaggttttcaccatgttggccaggctggtctcgaactcctgacctcaagtgatctgcctgggatcacaagtgctgggattacaggtgtgagcacctggcctgcctgtaacttctgtccccctaaaatgtgtaacatcaagctgtaacccaactGTCTGGGGCACATATTTTCAGGATCTCTTGGGACTGTGCCTCAGGCCTTGGTCATTCAGATGGGTTCAGAATAAATCCCTTCAAATATTGTATAGAGTTGACTTGTCCAcaaaagggaaggaaacaggGCATTCTGACATTCTGAGACAGGACGGGTAGTGAGGAGCCTCTCACAAACCAtggatatgtgtatatgtgtgcatgttctTGCACATACCAGCACATGCCTCCCCAAAGAGTCCCCTACTCCCAATTCCAAGGATGTCCACCTCTGCCTTGGCCCAAAGTTCTCACCTCTACCAGGCTCTCCCGCACCTGTGGTCTGAGACATCAGCTGGTGGGTTTGGCTTTGAGAATAAACCTGGGTCACTTGGCGGGCTTTTTTCTGTCTGCTTGCCAGGAAGCCTGCTGAATTCCTCTCCACCTCTGCCCTTGTCCACAGAGAGGGGCGGCCCATGCAGTTCACAGCTAAACTTAGCCTGGCAACGCTGGAGTCACGGGGCAACAGGGGCTGAGGGAAGATGGAAGCTTCTGGGTGGCCCGGACAGAGGGCTGCAGGTGGCTGGCTGGGACCAGTGGTTTATTCAGACCTTTACTGTGAGGCTGGCCGGAAGCCAAGACCCTGGGAGAAATCCAAGGCTTCCTTCCTTCACTGGGGTCCCTCACTCCTGGGTCCCCCAGAGCCTGCAGCACTCCCCACCATAGCTTAATCCAATAAACACCACAAAGCATTGCCTAACACCCATAGCTCTCCCATTTCTCGAGCCCTCACTAGGATGTGCTGGGCACTGCACACACTAACCActgtaagtttcttttcttttcttttttttttttttttttgaccactGTAACTTTCTAAGAGGTGGGTGCCATCCCTGTTTTGCAGATGGGTTAACCAAAGTCCAAGAGGCTAAGTCATTTTCTAGCCACAGGACTAGAAAAGCCATAGCTGGGCTGAGATTCAAGCTCATTCTGTCTGTCTTTGCCAGCAAAGCTCAAGTTTTTCCACTGTGCTACATGTACGGAGCACATACTGAGCTCGAGGAACATGATGGATGCTTCAGGGCCTGCAGTGATGAGTATGGCCTGACCCCTGGTAGCAAAAGCATTACAATCCACGCGGGAAGGTAGACAGCCACTACGTATGGAGTCCCCAGACAGAATGAGATGTGGGGCATAAAAGGCACGTGAGCTACAGGCTGCAAAatgcagaggagggagggagcttCCTTCCTGTTCTCTGAAGGCCTCTCCCTGTCTGGAGCTCTCCCTGCCCTCACCTGTTGGGGAGATGTCAGTGTGCAACTCCTTGGCTCCACCttcacctcctcctctccttccagaCAGAATTACTACAACCAACCAGGAACAGTAGGAGCATGTGTCCGGCCCCACAACCTGTTCATCACACCGCTTTTGCCCCACTGCCCATCTACTCCCACTGAGGGTTGACTGACCACAGCCTTAAGCAGCAGGGGTGCCCAGGACCCATTTCTTGGCCACCTGGTATTCCCTCtgggacagtggttctcaacgtGCTTAGCAGCAACAGTGCCACCTGGCAACTTGttacaaatgcaaattttcaCAGGCAACCTGAAACCCGCTGATCAGAAATGCCAGGGCTGGGCCCAGTATCTGTGTCTCAACAAGCCCTCTAGGTCATTCTAATGCCCGCTTATGTCTGAGAACCATCCCTTCCCAAACCAGGCGTCCTCTGGGtaggagggtggggctcctgcaGTGTCACAGCAGCCCACATCCTGGAAATTGCCAAGGGCTTGCCCAGCACACAGCCTGACAGATGCAATTAGCTCTGCTAATTACAACAGCAAAAGAAGGCCTGGCCCTGGCGTCACGTTCAGAGCCAAAAGGAGTAGCTGATAGGTTTCCTTTACGAAATGGAATAAAGGACTGGctgagggcaggggagggcacTTTTAGCCGAGGCCTTGGGGGTGACTTGGGTCCCTTTCACTAGGTTCTGGGTCCTCCAAGAAAGAAGGAGCCAAGGGAGGCCCAAACTGCCATGAGTTTGGGCTGAACTCCTTCTGTATCCTGGCCTTGTGCTGCAGTTTCTCAGCCCCAGCTGATGAGGTACACAGTTGTTGGGGGGAAATCAagccaaatatttaagaaagtcAGAATATAGAGTTGAATTTAggtttctttattttacagaggTAGAAACCGAGGCCTCAAGAGAAGACATGCTAGGCCTGGAGGGTGGGTGGAGTAGAAGAGGCAGGCTGGGTATCATCCCGTGGACCCTCCCAGGGAGCACCTGGCAGTGATTCCAGCACAGAACAGGGGAAGGGTGGTGAAAGGTGAAGATGTTTACATGACCAGCCATTTAGGAAGCAGGTACCCCATACTAGGCAGGATGCTAAGTACTCTGCATATGTTTTGTCATTTAATTGTCACAACCTCATTTAGGTAGTTGCATTAAAACtctcttacagatgaagaagacTGATGTTCTGGGAAGGTCACTGGGTGGCCTCTAGGATTCCTGAGTCTGCAGTGCATGGCTGAATGTGAGCAGCACCTAGGCTGAGTCTGCCCCTCCCTCTGGTCTCCTTCCAACCCCTCAAGGGACTGATGGAAAACTGAGTGGGTCCTGCCTCTTCCCCTGCCTGGGGGTACCTCTGCAGCATCATTGTCAGTGGTGACCACCAAAATTATCCAGGTTGGCTGTCTCCCGAGCTTCCCAGGCCTTAGAAAAACAGGACTTTGAGAAAGGAGCATGAGTTCTACCCTGAGTCTTGGTTTTAGAGTTTGGAACTCATGGGCGGGCGGTCTGAGCCATCGTGAAACCCTCCTCCCATGGCCCAGCCTACTTGTCTCACCCTCAATTCCATGCTTCTCTCTAGCAGGGCTCACGCCCCATGCTGCAGTGACACCAGCTTCCCATAGCACAAGGCCAGCTCAGGGCCCTTCTCCAGGCACCTGCCCCTGGATCTGGCCTATCTCACCCTTCCTGGAACTCCTGCAGGTCAGGCCACCTTCCTGCTCTTTACTGTGTCACCCACCGGTCCCTGCCTTCCTACCTACAGTTCCAGCATGGTCAAGAAGCTGAATGTTCTCCTGCAGCCCCCAGGGTACCACGCACGGGGCTGGGCACACTGCAGGCTCCCAACATGTAAGTAGGAGTTGACTTATTGCACATTGGGAGGAGGTGGCTGGTGGCAGATAGAGCTGGGGAGTGACATGTCTCCACCAACTCCCTCCTTGTTGCCTAACTCAGGACAGAGGACACAGCACAAATGGCTCAGTAACAATGGCTCTGAATGTGTCACTGCTCAGCCTGATTGGCTCCCATCCTTCCAGGACAGTGGGACAGGAGAAGGGCTTTGCTCCAGCAAGTGCAAGGTCTCAGAGCTGCTCCCACCAGGGCATCTCTGGCTGGGTCCCTCTTCACTTGCACTCCAAATGGGGACAGGAGAGGGAATATAGAGGGGCAGGTGAGCAGACTGGGGCCGGAGGCTGGGCCctgaaaggggagggagggacaggcaaagaaaggaagtgaggaaagaggaaggaagaggaccAACAAAAAGATCATTGAGAAAGTAGGTGGAAAGGGTGCGTTTGCGGCTCTGGGCTTGCCGCACTTCCTTTTCTTCTCGGCGTCCTTGCAGCCCTGACCCCGTCCAGTCATCTGCCCCCTCTCCCACTGGGCAGGACCATCATGTTGGCCAACCCACCTCCCCCAGACCTGCCACCCTGTGGCCACTgggctccttcccttcctctctccagaCACCTGTCTCGAGGACCCGGGTTGTAAAATCAAGTGTCTGGGAGGGCCAGCCCGCAGGGAAAATGAGCGGGGCTGCAGTGGACAGCTGAGAGGAGGGGACACTGGTCGACTGGATGGCACATGCTTCGTCTGAAGGGGCGAGTCCCCACGCCACACATTCTGTGCACCCAGAATGACAagatcttttttttcccaaagaaaagcCACTAATCTGGACTTTGTCAAAATCCccccatttttaaatgttagctgctatttCAAAAATTCCTTAAAAACCATGTGAGCaacactgggtgcagtggctcacacctataattcccagcactttggaaggctgaggcagatggatcgcctgagctcaggagttcgagaccagccttggcaacatggcgaagccccgtctctaccaaaaatataaaaaaactagctgg is a genomic window containing:
- the ITPRIP gene encoding inositol 1,4,5-trisphosphate receptor-interacting protein isoform X1, with the translated sequence MKAPTMAMGLFRVCLVVVTAIINHPLLFPRENATVPENEEEIIRKMQAHQEKLQLEQLRLEEEVARLAAEKEALEQVAEEGRQQNETRVAWDLWSTLCMILFLMIEVWRQDHQEGPSPECLGGEEDELPGLGGAPLQGLTLPNKATLGHFYERCIRGATADAARTREFLEGFVDDLLEALRSLCNRDTDMEVEDFIGVDSMYENWQVDRPLLCHLFVPFTPPEPYRFHPELWCSGRSVPLDRQGYGQIKVVRADGDTLSCICGKTKLGEDMLCLLHGRNSMAPPCGDMENLLCATDSLYLDTMQVMKWFQTALTRAWKGIAHKYEFDLAFGQLDSPGSLKIKFRSGKFMPFNLIPVIQCDDSDLYFVSHLPREPSEGTPASSTDWLLSFAVYERHFLRTTLKALPEGACHLSCLQIASFLLSKQSRLTGPSGLSSYHLKTALLHLLLLRQAADWKAGQLDARLHELLCFLEKSLLQKKLHHFFIGNRKVPEAMGLPEAVLRAEPLNLFRPFVLQRSLYRKTLDSFYEMLKNAPALISEYSLHVPSDQPTPKS
- the ITPRIP gene encoding inositol 1,4,5-trisphosphate receptor-interacting protein precursor, coding for MAMGLFRVCLVVVTAIINHPLLFPRENATVPENEEEIIRKMQAHQEKLQLEQLRLEEEVARLAAEKEALEQVAEEGRQQNETRVAWDLWSTLCMILFLMIEVWRQDHQEGPSPECLGGEEDELPGLGGAPLQGLTLPNKATLGHFYERCIRGATADAARTREFLEGFVDDLLEALRSLCNRDTDMEVEDFIGVDSMYENWQVDRPLLCHLFVPFTPPEPYRFHPELWCSGRSVPLDRQGYGQIKVVRADGDTLSCICGKTKLGEDMLCLLHGRNSMAPPCGDMENLLCATDSLYLDTMQVMKWFQTALTRAWKGIAHKYEFDLAFGQLDSPGSLKIKFRSGKFMPFNLIPVIQCDDSDLYFVSHLPREPSEGTPASSTDWLLSFAVYERHFLRTTLKALPEGACHLSCLQIASFLLSKQSRLTGPSGLSSYHLKTALLHLLLLRQAADWKAGQLDARLHELLCFLEKSLLQKKLHHFFIGNRKVPEAMGLPEAVLRAEPLNLFRPFVLQRSLYRKTLDSFYEMLKNAPALISEYSLHVPSDQPTPKS